Below is a genomic region from Echinicola rosea.
GGAAATCACCGTCGATGCCGATTACTTAATTCCATTGTTTGGCTTGAGTCCAAAATTAGGACCAATTGCCGAATGGGGACTAAATATCGACAAAAATGCCATTGAGGTGGATACTACAGATTACTCCACCAATGTGGAAAGAATCTATGCAGTTGGGGATATCAACACTTATGAAAACAAGCTCAAACTAATCCTTTGCGGCTTCCATGAAGCGGCCTTGATGTGCCACAGTGCATTCAAATATGTGTATCCAGATCAAAAATTAAGCTTTAAATATACCACTGTTAATGGCGTAAATGCATTTTAATTATAAATTTGCGGTATGGTAACATTTGAAGTAGAAGATCACGACGGCAACCGTCAGCCGATAGAAGCTCCGGATGATATGGGGCTGAGCTTAATGGAAGTACTGAAAGCTTCCGAGTATCCTGTTTTGGCCACCTGTGGCGGCATGGCACTATGTGCCACCTGTCACGTGGAAGTCCTCGAGGGAAAAGATGGCCTCGGCGACGCCACCGACCCGGAACTCGACCAACTGGAAGGTCTGCCGGAGATGTACGACACCAGCAGGCTTGCTTGCCAAATCAGGATAAGCGACGAACTGGAAGGTGCCGTCTTCAAACTTAGAGGAGAAGATCAGTAAACAATAATCGGACGATATGAAAAGGCGAACCTTGGGATTCAAGGTTCGCCTTTTTTATTAATCCTTTCTTATCGTGTAGAAACAGAAAAGGACGGATCAGGCAATAATTCCTAGGAAGTTAATTGTTGCTAAAAAAATCATATTTATACAACAAATATTTACGGTTTCATCAACCGTTCTACCATACGAATAGCCGCCTTTGGCAGAACCGTTCCTGGTCCGAAAATCTCCATCACTCCTGCTTTTATTAAAAAATCGTAATCATGGGGTGGAATAACACCTCCAGCCACCACCAAAATATCGGGGCGCCCCATTTCCTTTAGGGCTTTGATCAGTTTAGGAATAAGCACCTTATGCCCCCCGGCCAATGAAGAGGCGCCTACCAAATGAACGTCGTTTTCCACTGCTTGCCTCGCCACCTCTTCAGGGGTCTGAAACAGTGGACCGATATCCACATCAAAGCCCATATCGGCCATCCCGGAAGCGATCACTTTGGCCCCACGGTCATGGCCATCCTGTCCCATTTTAGCCACCAGAATCCGAGGCCTTCTTCCCTCCATTTCATCAAATTTGGCCGTCATAACCAAGGCCTCCTTAAACAATTCACTGTTTTGGGATGCTGAAGAATACACTCCAGAAACGACTTGGTTTGTTGCTTGATGACGTCCAAATGCTTTTTCCATGGCCATTGATATTTCTCCTAAGGTAGCGCTTTTCCGCGCAGCTTCCACGGCCAGTTCCAGCAAATTCCCGGTACTGGATTCCGCTGCCTTGGTGATGGCTTCTAGGCTTACGGCTACCGCTTCACTGTCGCGATGTGCCTTCAGTTGCCTAAGCCTTAAGAGCTGCCGATCCAAAACCATTTCATTGTCCACCTCAAGAATATTGAAATCCTCATTTTCTCCTACCACAAACCTGTTTACACCGACGATAACTTCTTTTCCCTGATCAATCTTTGCTTGCCTACGTGCGGCAGCCTCCTCTATCTTACGCTTTGGCAGCCCTGCCTCAATGGCCTTAGCCATACCGCCCATGTCCTCCACTTCCTGAATATGCCTCCAAGCCTTTGCCACCAGTTCTTCTGTCTTTTGCTCCAGCAAAAAGCTTCCTCCCAACGGATCCACCACCCTTCGCAGACCATATTCATCGCGCAGAATCACTTGTGTATTTCGCGCAATACGAGCTGAAAAATCAGTTGGCAACGCAAAAGCTTCATCAAATGCATTGGTGTGCAAGGACTGGGTGTGTCCCAGCACGGCCGCCATCGCCTCTACGGTGGTTCTGGCCACATTGTTATAAGCATCTTGCTCGGTCAGCGACCAGCCGGAAGTCTGACAGTGGGCACGCAGCTTGAGGGATTTGGGATTTGCTGGCCGAAAATCCTTCATCAATTTGGCCCAGAGTAGTCTTCCTGCTCTAAGCTTGGCAATTTCAGTAAAATGGTCCATTCCGATCCCCCAAAAAAAGGATAAGCGCGGTGCAAAATCATCAATCTCCAATCCCGAATTTAGCCCTGTCCTAACATATTCGAGACCATCCGCCAAGGTATAGGCAAGCTCCAGCTCCGGGGTCGCCCCTGCCTCAAGCATATGATAGCCAGAGATGGAAATAGAATTGAATTGGGGCATGTTTTTGGCCGTGTAGGCAAAGATATCGGCAATAATTCGAAGTGAAGGTGCCGGAGGGTAGATATACGTATTGCGCACCATAAACTCTTTTAGGATGTCATTTTGGATGGTCCCTTTCAGCTGCTCCGGCCTGATGCCCTGCTCTTCGGCGGCCACGATAAAAAAAGCCATGATCGGAATTACAGCACCATTCATAGTCATGGACACGGACATTTTATCCAGTGGGATACCGTCAAAAAGCACCTTCATATCCCTCACCGAGTCAATGGCCACACCTGCCTTTCCTACATCTCCCTGCACCCTGGGATGGTCGGAATCATAGCCCCGATGGGTGGCGAGGTCAAAAGCAACCGAAAGCCCCTTTTGTCCCGCTTTAAGGTTTCTTTTATAAAACGCGTTGGAATCTTCAGCCGTGGAAAAACCTGCATACTGCCTCAGGGTCCAAGGACGGGTACGGTACATGGTACTGTAGGGTCCCCTCAAAAATGGAGGAATCCCGGCCACATACTCAGTATGAAAAGGAGCTGCTTTCTCCGACTTTTCCTGCCTGGTGGCTTTTAGTTGGGATAATCCGGTTAAGTCAGGCCTCATTGTTCAGTGGTTTTAGGTCCTTTATTCAAGCGAGGGAACACCTTCCACCATCCTCCGTCCTCTTCTAGCTGGGCCAACGT
It encodes:
- a CDS encoding 2Fe-2S iron-sulfur cluster-binding protein, encoding MVTFEVEDHDGNRQPIEAPDDMGLSLMEVLKASEYPVLATCGGMALCATCHVEVLEGKDGLGDATDPELDQLEGLPEMYDTSRLACQIRISDELEGAVFKLRGEDQ
- the scpA gene encoding methylmalonyl-CoA mutase, whose protein sequence is MRPDLTGLSQLKATRQEKSEKAAPFHTEYVAGIPPFLRGPYSTMYRTRPWTLRQYAGFSTAEDSNAFYKRNLKAGQKGLSVAFDLATHRGYDSDHPRVQGDVGKAGVAIDSVRDMKVLFDGIPLDKMSVSMTMNGAVIPIMAFFIVAAEEQGIRPEQLKGTIQNDILKEFMVRNTYIYPPAPSLRIIADIFAYTAKNMPQFNSISISGYHMLEAGATPELELAYTLADGLEYVRTGLNSGLEIDDFAPRLSFFWGIGMDHFTEIAKLRAGRLLWAKLMKDFRPANPKSLKLRAHCQTSGWSLTEQDAYNNVARTTVEAMAAVLGHTQSLHTNAFDEAFALPTDFSARIARNTQVILRDEYGLRRVVDPLGGSFLLEQKTEELVAKAWRHIQEVEDMGGMAKAIEAGLPKRKIEEAAARRQAKIDQGKEVIVGVNRFVVGENEDFNILEVDNEMVLDRQLLRLRQLKAHRDSEAVAVSLEAITKAAESSTGNLLELAVEAARKSATLGEISMAMEKAFGRHQATNQVVSGVYSSASQNSELFKEALVMTAKFDEMEGRRPRILVAKMGQDGHDRGAKVIASGMADMGFDVDIGPLFQTPEEVARQAVENDVHLVGASSLAGGHKVLIPKLIKALKEMGRPDILVVAGGVIPPHDYDFLIKAGVMEIFGPGTVLPKAAIRMVERLMKP